A part of Mustela erminea isolate mMusErm1 chromosome 9, mMusErm1.Pri, whole genome shotgun sequence genomic DNA contains:
- the E2F8 gene encoding transcription factor E2F8 isoform X2 yields the protein MKTPLKESTAANTVLTEIQPDFGPLTTPTKPKEISQGEPWTPTANLKMLISAVSPEIRNRDQKRGLFDSRNGLPETKDCLHEHLSGDEYEKSQPSRKEKSLGLLCHKFLARYPNYPNPAVNNDICLDEVAEELNVERRRIYDIVNVLESLHMVSRLAKNRYTWHGRHNLNKTLGTLKSVGEENKYAEQIMMIKKKEYEQEFDFSKTYSIEDHIIKSNTGQNGHPDMCFVELPGVEFRAASVNSRKDKSLRVMSQKFVMLFLVSTPQIVSLEIAAKILIGEDHVEDLDRSKFKTKIRRLYDIANVLSSLNLIKKVHVTEERGRKPAFKWTGPEISPSPSGRGPVFPLPCSDLEAKRPSKDNCAKNLFSTRGKPNFTRHPSLIKLVKSIESDRRKINSAPSSPIKTNKAESSRDLAPFPSKMAQLAAICKMQLEEQSSEPRKKVKVQLARSGQCKPVAPLDTPASAELDLTAPSLIQPLGVVPLLPSPLSPAVPVILPQAPSGPSYAIYLQPAHTQTVTPPQGLSPTPSCKATKSKDAADATTEKAASDTTKSGASTRPGSLLPVPERPGAKNRDKEPAGERGSKRASLLEDSGSKKKFKEDLKGLENVSATLFPSGYLIPLTQCSSLGAESILSSKENSSTLSPNHRIYSSPITGVIPVTSSELTAVNFPSFHVTPLKLMVSPTSVAAVPVGNSPALTSSHPVPVQNPSSAIVNFTLQHLGLLSPSVQVSASPGAVPVSPRIEAVSVISDNAGTQQGRASRYDSPVPGQNQPNGQSVAVMGTQQPVPVTPKGSQSVAESFFRTPGGPGKPTGPFCVDFDGANKTSVGTLFVPQRKLEVSTEDVH from the exons GAACATTTATCCGGAGATGAATATGAGAAATCCCAGCCGAGTCGAAAAGAGAAAAGTTTAGGATTGCTGTGTCATAAGTTCTTAGCACGCTATCCTAACTATCCCAACCCCGCTGTGAATAACGACATCTGTCTTGACGAAGTCGCCGAGGAACTGA atgtcGAGCGGCGACGCATTTACGATATTGTGAATGTCCTAGAGAGTTTACACATGGTGAGCCGCCTGGCCAAAAACAGGTACACTTGGCACGGGCGACATAATCTCAACAAAACCCTTGGGACTCTGAAAAGTGTCGGGGAGGAGAACAAGTATGCCGAGCAGATCATGAtgatcaaaaagaaagaatatgaacaAGAGTTTGATTTTAGTAAGACTTACAGTATAGAGGATCATATCATCAAATCAAACACGGGCCAGAACGGACACCCAGACATGTGTTTCGTCGAACTCCCTGGAGTGGAGTTTCGGGCAG CTTCTGTAAACAGCCGCAAAGACAAGTCTTTAAGAGTGATGAGCCAGAAATTTGTGATGCTGTTTTTGGTGTCAACGCCTCAGATAGTCAGCCTAGAAATTGCTGCCAAGATTTTAATTGGGGAAGACCACGTGGAGGACCTGGATAGAAGCAAGTTTAAAA CAAAAATTAGGAGGTTGTATGATATAGCTAATGTTCTCAGTAGCCTGAATCTTATCAAGAAAGTTCATGTTACAGAAGAAAGAGGCCGAAAACCAGCTTTTAAATGGACAGGCCCAGAAATCAGTCCAAGTCCCAGTG GCCGTGGCCCCGTatttcctctcccctgctccgaTCTGGAAGCAAAGCGTCCTTCGAAAGACAACTGTGCCAAAAACCTCTTCTCCACACGTGGGAAACCGAACTTCACTCGACACCCATCTCTTATCAAACTGGTAAAGAGCATAGAAAGTGACCGGAGGAAGATAAATTctgcccccagcagccccatCAAGACCAACAAAG CTGAGAGTTCTCGGGACCTGGCGCCCTTCCCAAGTAAAATGGCTCAGCTCGCGGCTATTTGCAAAATGCAGTTAGAAGAGCAGTCAAG TGAACCCAGAAAGAAAGTGAAGGTACAGCTGGCAAGATCCGGGCAGTGCAAACCCGTGGCCCCCCTGGACACCCCAGCAAGTGCTGAGCTGGACCTGACGGCACCGTCCCTCATCCAGCCCCTGGGGGtggtccccctcctccccagcccgcTGTCGCCGGCGGTGCCAGTGATCCTACCTCAGGCCCCTTCGGGCCCATCCTATGCCATCTACCTGCAGCCTGCCCACACCCAGACTGTGACACCACCCCAAGGCCTGAGCCCCACCCCTTCTTGTAAAGCCACAAAATCAAAAGACGCCGCAGATGCCACCACTGAGAAGGCAGCCAGTGACACCACCAAGTCCGGGGCCTCCACGAGGCCTGGAAGCTTGCTGCCGGTGCCCGAGAGACCAGGTGCCAAGAACCGAGACAAGGAGCCTGCTGGAGAAAGAGGCTCCAAGAGGGCAAGCCTGCTCGAGGACAGTGGttccaaaaagaaatttaaagaggACCTAAAAGGACTTGAAAATGTCTCCGCA ACCCTGTTCCCATCGGGATACCTAATCCCtctcacccagtgctcatccctgGGGGCAGAGTCCATTCTATCCAGTAAAGAAAACTCAAGTACACTGTCCCCAAACCACAGGATCTACAGCTCCCCAATCACAG GTGTTATTCCAGTGACATCATCCGAACTCACTGCTGttaattttccctctttccatgtAACACCTCTGAAGCTAATGGTCTCACCAACTTCTGTGGCAGCCGTCCCTGTTGGGAACAGCCCGGCTCTCACTTCGAGCCACCCCGTTCCCGTCCAGAACCCAAGCTCAGCCATTGTAAACTTCACCCTGCAGCACCTGGGACTCCTCTCCCCCAGTGTGCAGGTGTCTGCCAGCCCAGGAGCTGTTCCCGTGTCTCCAAGAATAGAGGCTGTTAGTGTCATATCAGATAATGCAGGCACTCAGCAAGGAAGGGCCTCCAGGTACGACTCTCCTGTCCCAGGCCAGAACCAACCAAATGGACAATCAGTTGCTGTGATGGGGACACAACAG CCTGTTCCCGTCACACCCAAAGGGTCACAGTCAGTGGCCGAAAGTTTCTTCCGGACCCCAGGTGGACCAGGGAAGCCGACCGGCCCATTCTGTGTGGATTTCGATGGTGCTAATAAAACCTCCGTAGGAACTCTGTTTGTCCCACAGCGAAAACTGGAAGTCTCCACGGAGGATGTCCACTAA